The following coding sequences lie in one Cloeon dipterum chromosome 1, ieCloDipt1.1, whole genome shotgun sequence genomic window:
- the LOC135943429 gene encoding procathepsin L-like: protein MDALITHTSSLETLKRWSCFPGTRTERYFTGELPTDDPEEFETLPYHFSRNIDVPKEVDRRSKGVVTRVKSQGPCGSCWAFGATAVVESQYVLQTRNKLTVLSEQSLLDCETSSSGCSGGSTWNAVKFVMKHGIARDDDYPYTHVKGKCQCKEKGCSDHPEILKVLRLRSKSVYSASDCGANTKNHSIAIVGYGTENGQDYWLVKKSWGPNWGDKGYVKIARNKNNFCGIAIHVFLPMYKTRRPW, encoded by the exons ATGGACGCACTCATAACTCATACCAGCAGCTTGGAAACCTTGAAAAGATGGTCCTGCTTCCCAGG TACGAGGACGGAGCGATATTTTACCGGGGAATTGCCAACCGATGATCCTGAGGAGTTTGAAACTTTGCCGTATCATTTCTCTCGAAATATAGATGTGCCCAAAGAAGTCGACAGGAGAAGCAAAGGCGTCGTCACACGCGTCAAAAGTCAAGGTCCATGCGGATCATGTTGGGCATTTGGAGCG ACTGCGGTAGTGGAGAGTCAATACGTGCTGCAGACGAGAAACAAACTGACCGTCCTGAGCGAGCAGAGCCTGCTCGACTGCGAAACTAGCTCCTCTGGCTGCAGCGGTGGATCGACATGGAATGCTGTGAAATTCGTGATGAAGCACGGAATAGCACGCGACGACGACTACCCTTACACGCACGTCAAAGGCAAGTGCCAGTGCAAAGAGAAGGGCTGCTCCGATCACCCCGAGATCCTAAAGGTTCTCAGGCTGAGGTCGAAAA GCGTTTACTCAGCGTCAGATTGCGGAGCAAATACTAAAAATCACAGCATAGCGATTGTGGGCTACGGAACGGAAAACGGTCAAGATTATTGGCTAGTCAAAAAATCATGGGGTCCTAATTGGGGTGATAAAGGTTACGTTAAAATAGCACGCAACAAGAACAATTTCTGCGGCATCGCTATTCATGTTTTTCTGCCTATGTACAAGACAAGACGACCctggtaa